In Vespula vulgaris chromosome 7, iyVesVulg1.1, whole genome shotgun sequence, a single window of DNA contains:
- the LOC127065015 gene encoding aldo-keto reductase family 1 member A1-like isoform X2, with protein MCQTPPSISIWIKYLNCRRPNMHSVKLSSGHDMPTVGLGTWQAKPEEIEAAVGTALECGYRHIDTAFNYNNEEAIGKSLNNWFNKGGKREELFITSKLPHYGNRPSDVEKFLKLSLERLGLDYLDMYLIHMPFAFILDKNVYAPATLEDGSYILDLDTDPVSVWKEMEKQVAKGLVKSIGLSNFNEAQILEVYKNAQIKPTNLQVELHAYLQQKPIREFCQKHNIHVTAYSPLASPGAKFHFQTKYNYSTENFPDLLGHPVVLEMANKYKKTTAQVLLRHLVQQGIIVIPKSSSQDRIKSNINIFDFVLTEEDINTLNALDKGTDGRIFNFLFFKGVEKHPLYPFKTELTS; from the exons ATCTCAACTGTAGAAGACCAAATATGCATTCTGTAAAATTATCATCTGGTCATGATATGCCTACTGTAGGTTTAGGAACATGGCAG GCTAAACCTGAAGAAATTGAAGCTGCTGTTGGGACTGCTTTAGAATGTGGTTACAGACATATTGATACTGcatttaattacaataacGAAGAAGCAATTGgaaaaagtttaaataattggTTTAATAAAGGTGGTAAACGTGAAGAACTTTTTATTACGTCAAAG ttACCCCATTATGGTAATCGACCATCAGacgttgaaaaatttcttaaattatcATTAGAACGTCTTGGCTTAGATTATTTGGATATGTATTTGATCCACATGCCATTTGCctttatattagataaaaatgtatatgctCCTGCAACTTTAGAAGACGGTAGTTACATACTTGATTTAGATACGGATCCAGTTTCTGTATGGAAG gAAATGGAAAAACAAGTAGCAAAAGGACTTGTTAAATCTATAGGTTTAAGTAATTTTAATGAAGCACAAATATtagaagtatataaaaatgcacAAATAAAACCAACCAACTTGCAG gtTGAATTGCATGCATATCTACAACAGAAACCAATAAGAGAATTTTGTCAAAAGCACAATATACATGTAACAGCTTACAGCCCATTAGCATCACCTGGAGCTAAATTCcattttcaaacaaaatataattatagtacAGAAAACTTTCCTGATCTTCTTGGACATCCTGTTGTACTTGAAATggctaataaatataaaaaaacaacagCACAAGTGTTGTTACGACATTTGGTACAACAAGGAATTATTGTTATTCCAAAAAGTTCTTCACAAGATAGAATTAAATccaatatcaatatttttgatttcgttttaacagaagaagatataaatacTTTAAATGCTTTAGACAAAGGTACAGATGGCCGAATATTCAATTTCCTATTTTTCAAAGG ggTTGAAAAGCACCCACTTTATCCATTTAAAACTGAGTTGACATCATGA
- the LOC127065015 gene encoding aldo-keto reductase family 1 member A1-like isoform X1 produces the protein MNYRYSILCFQTFFVNKFVNTNPLKILYKVQFVKTFHRSIHFTTNLSYDLNCRRPNMHSVKLSSGHDMPTVGLGTWQAKPEEIEAAVGTALECGYRHIDTAFNYNNEEAIGKSLNNWFNKGGKREELFITSKLPHYGNRPSDVEKFLKLSLERLGLDYLDMYLIHMPFAFILDKNVYAPATLEDGSYILDLDTDPVSVWKEMEKQVAKGLVKSIGLSNFNEAQILEVYKNAQIKPTNLQVELHAYLQQKPIREFCQKHNIHVTAYSPLASPGAKFHFQTKYNYSTENFPDLLGHPVVLEMANKYKKTTAQVLLRHLVQQGIIVIPKSSSQDRIKSNINIFDFVLTEEDINTLNALDKGTDGRIFNFLFFKGVEKHPLYPFKTELTS, from the exons atGAACTACCGATATTCAATTTTATGCTTTCAAACTTTCTTCGTaaacaaatttgttaataCAAATCCtttaaaaatcttatataaaGTGCAATTTGTTAAAACATTTCATAGGAGCATTCATTTCACCACTAATTTATCGTAcg ATCTCAACTGTAGAAGACCAAATATGCATTCTGTAAAATTATCATCTGGTCATGATATGCCTACTGTAGGTTTAGGAACATGGCAG GCTAAACCTGAAGAAATTGAAGCTGCTGTTGGGACTGCTTTAGAATGTGGTTACAGACATATTGATACTGcatttaattacaataacGAAGAAGCAATTGgaaaaagtttaaataattggTTTAATAAAGGTGGTAAACGTGAAGAACTTTTTATTACGTCAAAG ttACCCCATTATGGTAATCGACCATCAGacgttgaaaaatttcttaaattatcATTAGAACGTCTTGGCTTAGATTATTTGGATATGTATTTGATCCACATGCCATTTGCctttatattagataaaaatgtatatgctCCTGCAACTTTAGAAGACGGTAGTTACATACTTGATTTAGATACGGATCCAGTTTCTGTATGGAAG gAAATGGAAAAACAAGTAGCAAAAGGACTTGTTAAATCTATAGGTTTAAGTAATTTTAATGAAGCACAAATATtagaagtatataaaaatgcacAAATAAAACCAACCAACTTGCAG gtTGAATTGCATGCATATCTACAACAGAAACCAATAAGAGAATTTTGTCAAAAGCACAATATACATGTAACAGCTTACAGCCCATTAGCATCACCTGGAGCTAAATTCcattttcaaacaaaatataattatagtacAGAAAACTTTCCTGATCTTCTTGGACATCCTGTTGTACTTGAAATggctaataaatataaaaaaacaacagCACAAGTGTTGTTACGACATTTGGTACAACAAGGAATTATTGTTATTCCAAAAAGTTCTTCACAAGATAGAATTAAATccaatatcaatatttttgatttcgttttaacagaagaagatataaatacTTTAAATGCTTTAGACAAAGGTACAGATGGCCGAATATTCAATTTCCTATTTTTCAAAGG ggTTGAAAAGCACCCACTTTATCCATTTAAAACTGAGTTGACATCATGA
- the LOC127065015 gene encoding aldo-keto reductase family 1 member A1-like isoform X3, producing the protein MHSVKLSSGHDMPTVGLGTWQAKPEEIEAAVGTALECGYRHIDTAFNYNNEEAIGKSLNNWFNKGGKREELFITSKLPHYGNRPSDVEKFLKLSLERLGLDYLDMYLIHMPFAFILDKNVYAPATLEDGSYILDLDTDPVSVWKEMEKQVAKGLVKSIGLSNFNEAQILEVYKNAQIKPTNLQVELHAYLQQKPIREFCQKHNIHVTAYSPLASPGAKFHFQTKYNYSTENFPDLLGHPVVLEMANKYKKTTAQVLLRHLVQQGIIVIPKSSSQDRIKSNINIFDFVLTEEDINTLNALDKGTDGRIFNFLFFKGVEKHPLYPFKTELTS; encoded by the exons ATGCATTCTGTAAAATTATCATCTGGTCATGATATGCCTACTGTAGGTTTAGGAACATGGCAG GCTAAACCTGAAGAAATTGAAGCTGCTGTTGGGACTGCTTTAGAATGTGGTTACAGACATATTGATACTGcatttaattacaataacGAAGAAGCAATTGgaaaaagtttaaataattggTTTAATAAAGGTGGTAAACGTGAAGAACTTTTTATTACGTCAAAG ttACCCCATTATGGTAATCGACCATCAGacgttgaaaaatttcttaaattatcATTAGAACGTCTTGGCTTAGATTATTTGGATATGTATTTGATCCACATGCCATTTGCctttatattagataaaaatgtatatgctCCTGCAACTTTAGAAGACGGTAGTTACATACTTGATTTAGATACGGATCCAGTTTCTGTATGGAAG gAAATGGAAAAACAAGTAGCAAAAGGACTTGTTAAATCTATAGGTTTAAGTAATTTTAATGAAGCACAAATATtagaagtatataaaaatgcacAAATAAAACCAACCAACTTGCAG gtTGAATTGCATGCATATCTACAACAGAAACCAATAAGAGAATTTTGTCAAAAGCACAATATACATGTAACAGCTTACAGCCCATTAGCATCACCTGGAGCTAAATTCcattttcaaacaaaatataattatagtacAGAAAACTTTCCTGATCTTCTTGGACATCCTGTTGTACTTGAAATggctaataaatataaaaaaacaacagCACAAGTGTTGTTACGACATTTGGTACAACAAGGAATTATTGTTATTCCAAAAAGTTCTTCACAAGATAGAATTAAATccaatatcaatatttttgatttcgttttaacagaagaagatataaatacTTTAAATGCTTTAGACAAAGGTACAGATGGCCGAATATTCAATTTCCTATTTTTCAAAGG ggTTGAAAAGCACCCACTTTATCCATTTAAAACTGAGTTGACATCATGA